The Rhea pennata isolate bPtePen1 chromosome Z, bPtePen1.pri, whole genome shotgun sequence genome includes a region encoding these proteins:
- the CDC20B gene encoding cell division cycle protein 20 homolog B, producing the protein MFLELSQSETVCMQTPDSGRISYSRFKSSIKKKLTARAPVASSPVVTRWQQLHIGNSTEELHRASQMTVLSASGVPQLINAPGKTPVSSQVPNKLSVKKKVVTVASSHNVADLEGRNDSRTEMGKRQLLMVQEVGFNLAESGGMKVCENISCVWKECQKGRRNDFRAVTTMNLFVPLEPEVRLHVSGLRNDYYLNILDWNHKNLIAIALGPAAHIWNGRTLQGIESIDLNSSSKYISSLAWIKEGTCLAIGTSDGEVQLWDIETKKRLRNMFGHLSVVGALSWNHYILSSGSRLGFIHHHDVRVAQHHVGTLCQNKQSICSLKWSLTNQFLASGSSDGILNIWPSDPGVKVQSQPLKTMPHSSAVKAMNWCPWQSEILATGGGMKDGILRVWDINCEKIIQSAATDSQICSLLWLPKTSELMTGQGLPGNQMIIWKYPMLINSSELYGHKGRVLHVALSPDESRLFSVAADGTACVWKCHEPEESRCTSKPFSNGYLSSFL; encoded by the exons ACCCCAGATTCCGGAAGGATCTCTTACTCCAGGTTTAAGAGTTCCATCAAGAAGAAGCTGACAGCCAGGGCTCCTGTGGCAAGTAGCCCTGTTGTCACAagatggcagcagctgcacatAGGAAACAGCACAGAGGAGCTACACAGGGCCTCTCAGATGACAGTGCTTAGTGCATCTGGGGTGCCTCAGCTCATCAATGCACCTGGGAAGACTCCAG TGTCATCTCAGGTGCCTAACAAACTCTCTGTCAAGAAAAAAGTTGTGACTGTAGCTAGCAGTCACAATGTAGCAGACTTAGAAGGGAGAAACGACAGCAGAACTGAAATGGGGAAAAGGCAG cttcTGATGGTCCAAGAGGTTGGATTTAACCTTGCAGAAAGTGGTGGCATGAAGGTCTGTGAAAATATTAGTTGTGTTTGGAAAG AATGCCAAAAGGGGAGACGGAATGACTTTAGAGCTGTTACCACCATGAACCTTTTTGTACCATTGGAGCCAGAAGTGAGGCTTCATGTGTCTGGCTTACGCAATGATTACT ATCTAAACATACTGGACTGGAACCACAAAAATCTCATTGCTATTGCGCTAGGACCTGCAGCACACATCTGGAATGGAAGAACACTCCAAGGCATTGAAAGCATTGATTTGAATTCCAGTTCCAAATACATTTCCTCTCTGGCTTGGATAAAAGAGGGAACTTGCCTTGCAATTGGCACCAGCGATGGAGAAGTGCAA CTGTGGGACattgaaacaaaaaagagatTGAGAAATATGTTTGGTCATCTGTCTGTAGTTGGAGCTCTGAGCTGGAATCATTACATTCTAAGCAG TGGTTCAAGATTAGGATTTATTCATCACCACGATGTTCGGGTTGCTCAGCACCATGTTGGGACTCTTtgccaaaacaaacaaagcatttGCAGCCTAAAATGGTCATTAACCAACCAGTTTCTGGCAAGTGGGTCTAGTGATGGAATATTGAATATTTGGCCTAGTGACCCGGGTGTGAAAGTGCAGTCACAGCCACTGAAAACCATGCCTCATTCCTCAGCAGTCAAG gcTATGAACTGGTGTCCTTGGCAGTCCGAAATCCTTGCTACAGGGGGTGGAATGAAAGATGGGATTTTGCGTGTCTGGGACATAAATTGTGAGAAAATCATCCAAAGTGCAGCTACGGATTCTCAG ATTTGTTCCTTGCTTTGGTTACCCAAAACCAGTGAACTGATGACTGGACAAGGCCTTCCTGGAAATCAGATGATAATATGGAAGTATCCTATGCTTATCAATTCATCAGAACTCTATG gtcACAAAGGGAGAGTGCTGCATGTAGCCCTGAGCCCAGATGAGAGCAGACTCTTTTCTGTGGCAGCTGATGGGACAGCTTGTGTGTGGAAATGCCATGAGCCTGAGGAGAGCAGATGCACTAGCAAACCGTTTTCTAATGGTTATCTGAGCTCATTCTTGTga
- the GZMA gene encoding granzyme A: MGAFFTLSTSFVVILLVIPGGLCVDIIGGNEVAPHSRPFMALIRGKKDAKICGGALIKENWVLTAAHCNMKDGIVILGAHSLQKREREQQVHQIAKQIPYPCYSDSKKENDIMLLQLKKRAKLNKAVKIIPLPNSDDDPKAGTSCKVAGWGKTHNNLKKSSGTLREVNITVIDRRICNDWKHYNSNPVITENMICAGSRRGGKDSCSGDSGGPLICNNVMRGITSFGKANKCGAVDSPGVYTRLTKQYLLWIRKTIGGDLQAGF, encoded by the exons ATGGGGGCTTTCTTTACTTTGTCCACCTCTTTTGTTGTCATTCTCCTGGTAATTCCTGGAG gtttgtGTGTGGATATCATTGGAGGAAATGAAGTAGCACCTCACTCAAGACCATTTATGGCTCtaattagaggaaaaaaggacGCAAAAATTTGTGGAGGAGCTTTGATCAAGGAAAACTGGGTGTTAACAGCTGCCCACTGTAATAT gAAAGATGGCATTGTTATTCTTGGAGCTCATTCACTGCAAAAAAGAGAGCGCGAGCAACAAGTTCATCAGATTGCAAAACAAATTCCCTACCCATGCTACTCTGatagtaaaaaggaaaatgatataATGCTGCTGCAG cttaaaaaaagagcaaaacttaATAAAGCTGTGAAAATCATTCCATTGCCTAACTCAGATGATGATCCCAAAGCAGGAACAAGTTGTAAAGTAGCAGGATGGGGAAAAACTCACAATAACCTGAAAAAGAGTTCTGGTACGCTAAGGGAAGTCAACATCACTGTCATCGATAGAAGAATATGCAATGATTGGAAGCACTATAACAGCAACCCTGTCATAACAGAGAATATGATATGCGCTGGATctaggagaggaggaaaggattcaTGTTCC GGGGATTCAGGTGGACCTTTAATATGCAATAATGTGATGAGAGGCATCACTTCTTTTGGAAAGGCCAACAAGTGCGGTGCTGTTGACAGCCCTGGTGTCTACACTCGACTCACAAAGCAATACCTTCTATGGATAAGGAAAACCATAGGGGGAGATTTACAGGCTGGATTTTGA